In Naumovozyma castellii chromosome 1, complete genome, one DNA window encodes the following:
- the LOT5 gene encoding Lot5p (ancestral locus Anc_4.281), with protein sequence MKEKQHCQIAVTKPTIENVIPYQQYKKTQPRVLGDTDLLYANNGHHMILFGGGRNLFLFLLDDVENTQRLEDVELFILNSCIVIWFGVLGHGLEIPYSSVLYHASRTHIHERDGHKLEILLTLERDEILDQFFPEKLNHMNGPSDDSYLPIDDFTMKSVELVLQPKYSTYDRYYNAEIETLFTFENFGINRGDEMVTNCNEALSMGLEIQGYDSDGDDINNNESRRESFSSTDSHAVFTGLSNILKNYGTFANNGHADDLDNDAVMDQVVSNNNPEAGMSMEFHANHNVSGRKTTRDEMH encoded by the coding sequence ATGAAGGAAAAGCAACATTGCCAAATTGCAGTAACGAAACCCACCATTGAAAATGTCATACCTTACCAACAATACAAGAAAACACAACCACGAGTCCTAGGAGATACTGACTTACTGTACGCCAACAATGGTCATCATATGATTCTATTCGGTGGGGGCAGGAACTTATTCCTATTCCTACttgatgatgttgaaaATACACAAAGATTGGAAGACGTGGAATTGTTCATCCTGAATAGTTGCATTGTCATCTGGTTCGGTGTATTAGGTCATGGTCTAGAGATCCCATACAGTAGCGTCCTATATCACGCATCCAGAACACATATTCATGAAAGAGATGGCCATAAGTTGGAAATTTTGCTAACTTTAGAAAGAGATGAAATCTTAGATCAATTTTTCCCTGAAAAGCTGAATCACATGAATGGTCCATCTGATGATTCGTATCTTCCCATTGACGATTTTACCATGAAAAGTGTAGAATTAGTTCTGCAACCCAAATATTCCACATATGATAGATACTATAATGCAGAGATCGAAACGTTATTtacatttgaaaattttggcATTAACAGAGGAGATGAAATGGTGACGAACTGTAACGAAGCATTGTCAATGGGGTTAGAAATTCAAGGATACGATTCAGATGGGGATGATATTAATAACAACGAAAGTCGAAGAGAATCATTCTCTAGTACAGACTCACACGCTGTTTTTACGGGTCTAagtaatattttgaaaaactaCGGTACTTTTGCCAACAATGGTCATGCTGATGATTTAGATAATGATGCAGTGATGGACCAAGTGGTCTCTAACAATAATCCTGAAGCTGGAATGTCAATGGAATTTCATGCCAATCATAATGTATCTGGCCGAAAAACCACTAGAGACGAAATGCATTAA
- the SPE1 gene encoding ornithine decarboxylase SPE1 (ancestral locus Anc_4.282), whose protein sequence is MSNVKVEIHQTLQNSTTTLVEMTNSFATTTEEDKFLAQYMAQLKADPKIAELPHDQAHPQISKALQERVRSVNEDTCDPGEENSFFVCDLNEIRNLHKNWQKELPRIQPYYAVKCNPNPLILRLLADMGVNFDCASKLEIETILKLGVSPERIIYANPCKVSSFIRFAAKQEVKKSTFDNVEELYKIKKFHPESELFLRIATDDSTAQCRLSTKYGCDLENVDELLAKVKELDLNLVGVSFHVGSGASDFSSLYKAVKDAKFVFNKVVDEYQLPKLKILDVGGGFQFETFAESSAVLRMALDEFFPEGCGVDLIAEPGRYFVATAFTLAAHVIAKRTVNNNKEECMLYINDGVYGNMNCILFDHQEPNPRVLYHDNKFHYEDFHSSSPKPECPYKVSMWGPTCDGLDCITKEYYLKYDLVVGDWLYFPNLGAYTSSAATPFNGFDQTADIIYINKEEPL, encoded by the coding sequence ATGTCCAACGTTAAAGTAGAAATCCATCAAACTTTGCAAAACTCAACAACCACTCTAGTGGAAATGACAAACTCATTTGCTACCACCACAGAGGAGGACAAATTCTTAGCCCAATATATGGCTCAATTGAAGGCAGACCCCAAAATCGCCGAACTACCACATGATCAAGCACACCCACAAATTTCTAAAGCTCTACAAGAAAGAGTCCGTTCCGTTAACGAGGACACTTGCGACCCCGGTGAGGAGAATTCCTTCTTCGTTTGTGACTTGAATGAAATTCGCAACTTGCACAAGAATTGGCAAAAGGAGCTGCCCAGAATCCAACCTTATTACGCGGTCAAATGTAACCCAAATCCATTGATCCTAAGATTGTTGGCTGATATGGGTGTTAATTTTGATTGTGCTTCCAAGttggaaattgaaaccattttgaaattgggAGTGTCTCCAGAAAGAATCATTTATGCTAATCCTTGTAAGGTTTCATCTTTTATTAGATTCGCTGCTAAGCAAGAGGTGAAGAAATCCACTTTTGATAACGTGGAGGAATTATACaagattaaaaaatttcatcctGAATCTGAATTGTTCTTAAGAATTGCCACCGATGATTCCACTGCTCAATGTAGGTTGTCTACTAAATATGGCTGTGATTTGGAGAATGTGGATGAATTGTTAGCTAAAGTTAAAGAATTGGATTTGAACTTGGTCGGTGTCTCCTTCCATGTTGGATCAGGTGCATCCGATTTTAGCAGCTTATATAAGGCAGTAAAGGACGCTAAATTTGTCTTTAACAAAGTTGTGGATGAATACCAGTTgccaaaattgaaaatcttGGATGTTGGTGGGGGgttccaatttgaaacatttgcTGAATCCAGTGCAGTGCTAAGAATGGCATTGGATGAATTTTTTCCTGAAGGATGTGGAGTGGATTTAATTGCTGAACCAGGTAGATATTTCGTTGCAACTGCCTTCACTCTAGCAGCTCATGTTATCGCCAAGAGAACGGTCAACAATAATAAGGAAGAATGTATGCTCTACATTAACGATGGTGTCTACGGAAATATGAATTGTATTCTGTTCGATCACCAAGAACCAAACCCAAGAGTCCTATACCATGAtaacaaatttcattatgaAGATTTCCACTCATCCAGTCCCAAGCCAGAGTGTCCATACAAGGTGTCTATGTGGGGGCCAACTTGTGATGGATTAGACTGTATTACCAAGGAATACTATTTGAAGTACGATTTAGTAGTGGGAGATTGGTTATACTTCCCAAACTTGGGTGCGTACACTTCATCTGCCGCCACTCCATTCAACGGATTTGATCAAACTGCTGATATCATTTACATTAATAAGGAAGAACCTCTTTGA